From Streptomyces cyaneogriseus subsp. noncyanogenus, the proteins below share one genomic window:
- a CDS encoding UvrD-helicase domain-containing protein, with amino-acid sequence MSTQPTQPTQPAPSAPPAPSTSPDDDPLSRERAHLAASRAALRAMRADAESLDIRDVTANWVNAQVLERQIQDRVKALADLGGTPLFFGRLDYLHAPGADRAEGAEGERFYIGRRHVHDADGDPMVIDWRAPVSQPFYRASKKDPMDIGLRRRFGYTGGDLTAYEDEHLSDPAESASAGRLLQQEIERPRVGPMRDIVATIQPEQDEIVRSGLSGTVCVQGGPGTGKTAVGLHRVAYLLYAHRERLARTGTLVIGPNRSFLHYIEQVLPALGELVVEQATVDDLVAHVEVRGADDARAAAVKGDARMAEVLRRALYAHVRPPTEPVVVVRGSRRWRVPAYELQEIVQELLERGIRYGAAREALPQRIAHAVLVQMERAGEAPDDRVQNAVARTGAVKAAVKEIWPAVDPARLVLRLLADADFLATHAEGVLSDEEQKAILWARPARSVKSAPWSPADAVLIDEATDLIERTHSLGHVVLDEAQDLSPMQYRAVGRRCTTGSATVLGDLAQGTTPWATRDWREALAHLGKGDAAIEELTAGFRVPTDVIAYASRLLPHIAPGLAPVRSIRENPGFFEIRDATGAADVVGACRELLGREGSVGLIAADARVPELARALAEAGVAHLRPGEETTRDTRLTLVPASLAKGLEYDYVVLDEPQAVVDGEPDERTGLRRLYVTLTRAVSGLIVTHAAPLPPQLA; translated from the coding sequence TTGTCAACGCAGCCGACGCAGCCGACGCAGCCCGCGCCATCCGCACCGCCCGCCCCGTCCACCTCTCCCGACGACGACCCCCTGTCCCGGGAGCGCGCCCACCTCGCCGCGTCCCGCGCCGCCCTGCGCGCGATGCGGGCGGACGCCGAGTCCCTCGACATCCGCGACGTCACCGCGAACTGGGTCAACGCCCAGGTCCTGGAGCGGCAGATCCAGGACCGCGTCAAGGCGCTGGCCGACCTCGGCGGCACCCCGCTCTTCTTCGGCCGCCTCGACTACCTGCACGCGCCCGGCGCCGACCGGGCGGAAGGGGCGGAAGGGGAGCGCTTCTACATCGGGCGGCGGCACGTCCACGACGCCGACGGCGACCCCATGGTGATCGACTGGCGCGCGCCCGTCTCGCAGCCGTTCTACCGGGCCTCCAAGAAGGACCCGATGGACATCGGGCTGCGCCGCCGCTTCGGCTACACCGGCGGCGACCTCACGGCGTACGAGGACGAGCACCTGTCCGACCCGGCCGAGTCGGCGAGCGCGGGCCGGCTCCTCCAGCAGGAGATCGAGCGGCCCCGCGTCGGCCCGATGCGGGACATCGTGGCGACCATCCAGCCCGAGCAGGACGAGATCGTGCGCTCCGGGCTGTCGGGCACGGTCTGCGTGCAGGGCGGCCCCGGCACCGGTAAGACGGCGGTCGGCCTGCACCGGGTGGCCTATCTGCTGTACGCCCACCGCGAGCGGCTGGCCCGCACCGGCACCCTCGTCATCGGACCCAACCGCTCCTTCCTCCACTACATCGAGCAAGTGCTGCCCGCGCTGGGCGAGTTGGTGGTGGAGCAGGCCACGGTCGACGATCTGGTGGCGCACGTGGAGGTGCGCGGCGCCGACGACGCCCGCGCCGCCGCCGTCAAGGGCGACGCCCGGATGGCCGAGGTGCTGCGCCGGGCGCTGTACGCGCACGTGAGGCCGCCCACCGAGCCGGTCGTGGTGGTGCGCGGGTCGCGCCGCTGGCGGGTCCCGGCGTACGAACTCCAGGAGATCGTCCAGGAGTTGCTGGAGCGCGGCATCCGTTACGGCGCCGCCCGCGAGGCCCTGCCGCAGCGCATCGCGCACGCCGTGCTGGTGCAGATGGAACGGGCGGGCGAGGCCCCGGACGACCGGGTGCAGAACGCGGTGGCCCGCACCGGTGCGGTCAAGGCGGCCGTGAAGGAGATCTGGCCCGCCGTCGACCCGGCCAGACTGGTGCTGCGGCTGCTGGCGGACGCGGACTTCCTCGCCACGCACGCCGAGGGCGTCCTCAGCGACGAGGAGCAGAAGGCGATCCTGTGGGCCAGGCCCGCCCGGTCGGTGAAGTCGGCGCCGTGGTCCCCCGCGGACGCGGTGCTGATCGACGAGGCCACCGACCTGATCGAGCGCACCCACTCCCTCGGGCACGTCGTCCTCGACGAGGCGCAGGACCTGTCCCCCATGCAGTACCGGGCGGTCGGCCGCCGCTGCACCACCGGCTCGGCGACGGTGCTGGGCGACCTGGCGCAGGGCACCACGCCCTGGGCGACGCGCGACTGGCGGGAGGCCCTGGCCCACCTGGGCAAGGGCGACGCGGCGATCGAGGAGCTGACCGCCGGTTTCCGGGTGCCGACGGACGTCATCGCCTACGCCTCCCGGCTGCTGCCGCACATCGCGCCCGGCCTGGCGCCGGTGCGGTCGATCCGCGAGAACCCCGGCTTCTTCGAGATCCGGGACGCCACCGGGGCCGCCGACGTCGTCGGCGCCTGCCGGGAGCTGCTGGGCCGCGAAGGCTCGGTCGGCCTGATCGCCGCCGACGCCCGCGTCCCGGAGCTGGCGCGGGCCCTGGCCGAGGCGGGCGTCGCCCACCTCCGCCCCGGCGAGGAGACCACCCGGGACACCCGCCTCACGCTGGTCCCGGCCTCGCTCGCCAAGGGCCTGGAGTACGACTACGTGGTACTGGACGAGCCGCAGGCCGTGGTGGACGGCGAACCGGACGAGCGCACGGGCCTGCGCCGCCTGTACGTGACGCTGACCCGAGCGGTGTCCGGCCTGATCGTCACCCACGCGGCACCGCTGCCGCCGCAGCTCGCGTGA
- a CDS encoding DNA repair helicase XPB: MNGPLIVQSDKTLLLEVDHERADDCRRAIAPFAELERAPEHIHTYRVTPLGLWNARAAGHDAEQVVDALVEYSRYPVPHALLVDIAETMDRYGRLTLSKHPAHGLVLTTTDRPVLEEVLKSKRVAPLVGERIDADTVAVHPSERGQIKQVLLKLGWPAEDLAGYVDGEAHPIELREDGWALRPYQKQAVENFWHGGSGVVVLPCGAGKTLVGAGSMAQAKSTTLILVTNTVSARQWKHELVKRTSLTEDEIGEYSGTKKEIRPVTIATYQVLTTKRKGVYPHLELFDSRDWGLILYDEVHLLPAPVFKFTADLQARRRLGLTATLVREDGRESDVFSLIGPKRFDAPWKEIEAQGYIAPADCVEVRVNLTDSERLAYATAEAEEKYRFCATTATKRKVTEAIVRRFAGQQILVIGQYIDQLDELGEHLGAPVIKGETSNAQREKLFDAFREGELSVLVVSKVANFSIDLPEATVAIQVSGTFGSRQEEAQRLGRVLRPKADGHQAHFYSVVARDTIDQDFAAHRQRFLAEQGYAYRIMDADELLAES, from the coding sequence GTGAATGGTCCGCTGATCGTCCAGTCCGACAAGACCCTGCTCCTGGAAGTCGACCACGAGCGGGCCGACGACTGCCGTCGTGCCATCGCGCCCTTCGCCGAGCTGGAGCGGGCGCCGGAGCACATCCACACCTACCGGGTGACCCCGCTCGGACTGTGGAACGCGCGCGCCGCCGGGCACGACGCCGAGCAGGTCGTGGACGCGCTGGTGGAGTACAGCCGTTACCCGGTGCCGCACGCGCTGCTCGTCGACATCGCCGAGACGATGGACCGCTACGGCCGTCTCACCCTCTCCAAGCACCCCGCGCACGGGCTGGTGCTGACCACCACCGACCGCCCGGTGCTGGAGGAGGTCCTGAAGTCCAAGCGGGTGGCCCCGCTGGTCGGTGAGCGCATCGACGCCGACACGGTGGCCGTGCACCCCTCCGAGCGCGGCCAGATCAAGCAGGTGCTGCTGAAGCTGGGCTGGCCCGCCGAGGACCTCGCCGGGTACGTCGACGGCGAGGCGCACCCGATCGAGCTGCGCGAGGACGGCTGGGCGCTGCGGCCCTACCAGAAGCAGGCGGTGGAGAACTTCTGGCACGGCGGGTCCGGCGTCGTCGTCCTGCCCTGCGGCGCCGGGAAGACGCTGGTCGGCGCCGGGTCCATGGCCCAGGCGAAGTCGACCACCCTGATCCTGGTCACCAACACCGTCTCGGCCCGGCAGTGGAAGCACGAGCTGGTCAAGCGGACCTCGCTGACCGAGGACGAGATCGGCGAGTACAGCGGGACCAAGAAGGAGATCCGGCCGGTCACCATCGCCACGTACCAGGTGCTGACGACCAAGCGGAAGGGCGTCTACCCGCACCTGGAGCTGTTCGACTCCCGTGACTGGGGCCTGATCCTCTACGACGAGGTGCACCTGCTGCCCGCGCCCGTCTTCAAGTTCACCGCCGACCTCCAGGCGCGGCGGCGGCTGGGGCTGACCGCCACGCTGGTGCGGGAGGACGGCCGGGAGTCGGACGTGTTCTCCCTGATCGGGCCGAAGCGGTTCGACGCGCCGTGGAAGGAGATCGAGGCCCAGGGCTACATCGCGCCCGCCGACTGCGTCGAGGTCCGGGTCAACCTCACCGACTCCGAGCGGCTGGCGTACGCCACCGCCGAGGCCGAGGAGAAGTACCGCTTCTGCGCGACCACCGCGACCAAGCGGAAGGTCACCGAGGCGATCGTCCGCCGGTTCGCGGGGCAGCAGATCCTCGTCATCGGCCAGTACATCGACCAGCTCGACGAGCTGGGCGAGCACCTGGGGGCGCCGGTGATCAAGGGTGAGACCTCCAACGCCCAGCGGGAGAAGCTCTTCGACGCCTTCCGGGAGGGCGAGCTCAGCGTGCTCGTCGTCTCCAAGGTCGCCAACTTCTCCATCGACCTGCCGGAGGCCACGGTCGCCATCCAGGTCTCGGGCACCTTCGGCTCCCGCCAGGAGGAGGCCCAGCGTCTGGGCCGGGTGCTGCGGCCCAAGGCCGACGGTCACCAGGCGCACTTCTACTCGGTGGTCGCCCGCGACACGATCGACCAGGACTTCGCCGCCCACCGCCAGCGGTTCCTGGCCGAGCAGGGCTACGCGTACCGGATCATGGACGCGGACGAGCTGCTGGCGGAGAGCTGA